From Acidimicrobiales bacterium, one genomic window encodes:
- a CDS encoding (2Fe-2S)-binding protein codes for MTVTVNGVARTNDVEPRTLLVHHLRNTLGLTGTHIGCDTTSCGACTVLLDGVPVKSCALLAVQADGTAVTTVEGLASDGQLHPVQEGFKEEHGLQCGFCTPGMMLAAAALLERNPTPTDEDIRWALSGNLCRCTGYVNIVRAVRWAADKGRPGIPAGGEARAEPAATSAG; via the coding sequence ATGACCGTCACTGTGAACGGTGTGGCGAGGACCAACGATGTGGAACCTCGTACTCTGCTGGTTCACCACCTGCGGAACACGCTCGGCCTGACCGGTACGCACATCGGCTGCGACACGACCAGTTGTGGCGCCTGCACGGTCCTGCTTGACGGAGTACCGGTCAAGTCGTGCGCCCTCCTGGCCGTGCAGGCTGACGGCACAGCGGTGACGACAGTCGAGGGGCTGGCCTCCGACGGCCAGCTGCACCCGGTGCAGGAGGGGTTCAAGGAGGAGCACGGGCTCCAGTGCGGCTTCTGCACGCCCGGGATGATGCTGGCGGCCGCAGCCCTGCTCGAGCGCAACCCGACCCCCACCGATGAGGACATCCGGTGGGCGCTGTCCGGGAACCTGTGCCGATGCACGGGCTACGTGAACATCGTACGGGCGGTGCGGTGGGCAGCGGACAAGGGCCGGCCGGGGATTCCAGCCGGGGGAGAGGCCCGGGCGGAGCCAGCCGCCACATCAGCGGGTTGA